The genome window TAGTCTATACATGAACCGCAGAAGGTACATTCACTAGCAGCAACCTTCTCATCAGCTATTTTTTCAAAGTACAATTTATAAATATTGGATTCAGGCTGGTTTTTACTTGTATTGTACAAACTCAAGTATTCTGGAATTGGTATCATTTCAGGACAGGAATCTACACAGTATCCGCATTCACTGCATGCAACAGCAAGTTTACTTGCAAGTTTTTGAGCCATTTTTTCTAAAAATTCTTCTTCTGTTTTATCTATTGGTTTAAAATTCTCATAGGTATCACAGTTATCAATTAAATCTTCCATTTTATTCATACCACTTAATACTATTTTTACATTATCAAGTGATGCGCAAAATCTTATTGCAAGACTTGCTATTGATTTATCCGGATTAAACTCTTTAAAATCATTTTTAATATCTTCTGGAGGATTTACAATAACTCCACCTTTTAACGGTTCCATTACATAAACATCTAAACCATATTCAACACATAAGTCATAGCATTTATGTGCTTCAATTGATGAATCTTCCCAGTCAAGATAGTTAAGTTCCAATAAAACAACATCAAACATGTCACCGT of Methanobacteriaceae archaeon contains these proteins:
- a CDS encoding aldo/keto reductase, which gives rise to MTYKSKFGFGCMRLPTTDDNDPTSVNQELFTQMVDLYMEKGFNFFDTSYAYHDGTSETAIRKALVERYPRESFEICDKMPTWLLTNEKDNDKFVNEMLERLGITYFDVFLVHNINTPWLKNAINANTFEYVKKMKEDGIARKIGFSFHEKADLLKEFLEEYGDMFDVVLLELNYLDWEDSSIEAHKCYDLCVEYGLDVYVMEPLKGGVIVNPPEDIKNDFKEFNPDKSIASLAIRFCASLDNVKIVLSGMNKMEDLIDNCDTYENFKPIDKTEEEFLEKMAQKLASKLAVACSECGYCVDSCPEMIPIPEYLSLYNTSKNQPESNIYKLYFEKIADEKVAASECTFCGSCIDYCTQQIDIPSVLEEAIEHFENGFSPYK